From a region of the Cololabis saira isolate AMF1-May2022 chromosome 8, fColSai1.1, whole genome shotgun sequence genome:
- the inka2 gene encoding PAK4-inhibitor INKA2 has product MEQQPFKPESKNMDACLRRLKQELLSMKEAGDGLHAQMNSMMGALQELKLLQVQTALEGLDISGRPINRGIPRPVPAAPPQAAATSASKEEHGSCFRPTMAEESNIDPMPSPRPSVDSRNSLSRDEQTSSRNRSSLETSSSSASSLESDSDSDSETTESSESSARNARSENDLESIPRRWSGYTAPQVDFCGPVVGNPPPEPHYSHSHASRHSQVVDLPGILYSLSREGPSLDSDYSQESADDASDWTSSLMSRCRNRQPLVLGDNVFADLVGNWLDLPEVEREDGKELDRMVEDGADRPDTPAHPLRLSRSQEICKKFSLTTNIFKKFLRSVRPDRDKLLKERPGWMAPEQSEGDLLKRPKKVVPKSSKGSFYLPFWASGQPGKGRAFLPLAEADKDHHHQPFPQFHQQPFTGIYLDRRRPETGLEKMQPLFDYNTAVWV; this is encoded by the exons ATGGAACAGCAGCCCTTCAAACCCGAATCCAAAAACATGGACGCGTGTCTGAGACGGCTGAAACAAGAACTG CTGTCTATGAAAGAGGCAGGAGATGGCCTCCACGCTCAGATGAACTCAATGATGGGAGCCCTCCAGGAACTCAAGCTGCTTCAGGTCCAGACAGCGCTGGAAGGCCTCGACATTTCGGGGCGGCCCATTAACAGAGGAATCCCACGCCCAGTGCCAGCAGCTCCCCCTCAGGCAGCAGCTACTTCGGCTTCAAAAGAGGAGCACGGGTCCTGTTTTAGACCAACTATGGCGGAAGAGTCCAACATAGATCCAATGCCAAGTCCAAGGCCATCTGTGGACAGCAGAAACTCCCTTAGTAGAGATGAACAGACTTCATCCCGAAACAGAAGCAGCCTGGAAACCTCGTCATCTTCGGCATCCAGTCTAGAGAGCGACAGTGACAGTGACAGTGAAACAACTGAAAGCAGTGAAAGCAGTGCAAGAAATGCAAGAAGTGAGAATGACCTGGAGTCGATACCTCGGAGGTGGTCGGGATACACCGCCCCTCAGGTTGACTTCTGCGGACCAGTGGTGGGAAACCCTCCACCAGAACCCCATTACTCCCATTCGCATGCTTCTCGTCATTCACAAGTGGTGGACCTGCCTGGGATCCTGTACAGCCTCTCCAGAGAGGGCCCCTCCTTGGACAGCGACTATTCCCAGGAAAGCGCGGACGATGCCAGTGACTGGACATCCTCGCTCATGAGCCGCTGTCGCAATCGTCAACCCTTGGTGCTGGGCGACAATGTATTCGCAGACCTGGTAGGCAACTGGCTGGACTTGCCCGAGGTGGAGAGGGAGGATGGAAAAGAATTGGATAGGATGGTGGAAGATGGAGCGGACAGACCGGACACCCCGGCGCATCCTCTCCGCCTGAGCCGCTCGCAAGAGATCTGCAAGAAGTTCTCGCTCACGACAAACATCTTCAAGAAGTTCCTGCGCAGCGTCCGTCCCGATAGGGACAAACTGCTGAAAGAGAGGCCGGGCTGGATGGCTCCCGAGCAGTCGGAGGGCGACCTATTAAAAAGGCCAAAGAAAGTAGTTCCTAAAAGTTCAAAGGGCAGCTTTTACTTGCCTTTCTGGGCGAGTGGACAGCCGGGGAAAGGCAGAGCGTTCCTCCCTTTAGCGGAGGCAGATAAGGACCACCACCATCAACCCTTCCCCCAATTCCACCAGCAACCATTCACTGGGATTTATTTAGACAGGAGACGGCCAGAAACCGGCCTGGAGAAAATGCAGCCCTTGTTTGACTACAACACAGCTGTGTGGGTCTAA